A single window of Verrucomicrobiota bacterium DNA harbors:
- a CDS encoding type II toxin-antitoxin system VapC family toxin, whose translation MRAYFDSGLLFKLYWQEANTPAAQAIVQNYQPPILLSRLNEVEMLHVARRKTWLLGPTGQSLLTAAQFQAGLALLEQDLTNGIVARLDVNYDEVFDSALELSRKHGQTIPVKTADLLHVAMMEFGFDEFVTADKQQHDFATRAGVRSVFLPP comes from the coding sequence TTGAGGGCGTACTTCGACAGCGGATTGCTGTTCAAACTTTATTGGCAGGAAGCCAACACGCCTGCCGCCCAAGCCATCGTCCAGAATTATCAGCCGCCCATTTTGCTGTCGCGCCTTAACGAGGTGGAAATGCTCCACGTGGCGCGGCGGAAGACCTGGCTCTTGGGGCCGACCGGGCAGTCCCTGTTAACGGCGGCGCAGTTTCAAGCCGGGCTGGCGTTGCTGGAACAGGACCTGACGAATGGAATAGTGGCCCGACTCGATGTGAACTACGATGAGGTGTTCGACTCTGCCCTGGAGCTTTCACGGAAACACGGCCAGACGATCCCGGTCAAAACCGCCGACTTGCTGCACGTGGCGATGATGGAATTCGGCTTCGACGAATTCGTCACCGCCGACAAGCAGCAGCACGATTTCGCAACGCGGGCGGGAGTGCGCTCCGTTTTCCTGCCGCCGTAA